The Bombus fervidus isolate BK054 chromosome 3, iyBomFerv1, whole genome shotgun sequence genome includes a window with the following:
- the LOC139986041 gene encoding sperm flagellar protein 1, translating to MSVELESNANLEEIYTWMEQISFSKPKKNLARDFSDGVFMAELLKRYYPRYVDIHNYIPGNSIAKKIDNWCTLNRKVLSKLDVKLGKDVINQLANSQPGVIEKILIELRAKILKDCNADRNSLYAEYEEDEKKVVKSVLNPEEIANKTVPRHVFVRLKQELEEKNELINILHQKVSHLESLIKLKDQRITDLTSQIIKPVEQSITPRTFAASTISKLRTKI from the exons ATGAGTGTAGAATTAGAATCTAATGCGAACCTcgaagaaatatatacttgGATGGAGCAAATATCATTTTCCAAACCAAAAAAAAATCTTGCTCGAGATTTTTCTGACGGTG TTTTCATGGCTGAATTGTTGAAACGATACTACCCCAGATACGtcgatatacataattatattccTGGAAATAGTATTGCAAAAAAAATAGACAACTGGTGCACTTTAAATCGCAAAGTACTTTCAAAACTTGATGTAAAATTAGGAAAGGACGTGATCAATCAACTAGCAAATTCGCAACCTGGCGTTAtcgaaaaaattttaatcgaactgcgagctaaaattttaaaagattgtAATGCAGatagaaattctttatatGCCGAATATGAAGAAGACGAAAAAAAAG TTGTTAAGTCAGTTCTCAACCCAGAAGAAATAGCAAATAAAACTGTTCCGCGTCATGTCTTCGTTCGACTAAAACAAGaattagaagaaaagaatgaatTGATAAATATTCTTCATCAAAAAGTGTCTCACCTAGAATCTCTGATAAAACTGAAAGATCAAAGAATTACAGATCTTACGTCACAAATTATAAAACCTGTAGAACAAAGTATCACACCAAGAACTTTTGCAGCTAGTACAATTTCAAAACTTCGAACGAAAATATAA